A region of Nitrospinota bacterium DNA encodes the following proteins:
- a CDS encoding response regulator codes for MALKKAVILLAEDNPADQELTRRALMDWSFPNTLHVVDDGAETISYLKREGRFSNPDTSPKPDIILMDINMPRMDGFSALKEIRNDQSLKTMPIIMLTTSNQERDVACSYSLGANAFITKPLDFEQFQRVLRVLQEFWLSAATLPPKND; via the coding sequence ATGGCCTTGAAGAAGGCTGTAATCCTTCTGGCCGAAGACAATCCGGCGGACCAGGAGCTGACGCGAAGGGCGTTGATGGACTGGTCGTTCCCCAATACCTTGCATGTGGTGGACGATGGCGCTGAAACAATCAGCTACCTGAAGCGCGAGGGAAGGTTCTCCAATCCGGATACAAGCCCCAAACCGGATATTATCCTTATGGACATCAACATGCCCAGGATGGACGGGTTTTCGGCGCTAAAGGAAATCCGGAACGACCAGTCGCTTAAAACCATGCCCATTATAATGCTCACCACCTCCAACCAGGAACGGGATGTGGCATGCTCTTATTCTCTTGGCGCCAACGCCTTTATAACAAAACCGCTGGACTTCGAGCAGTTCCAGCGGGTTCTCCGCGTCTTGCAGGAATTTTGGCTTAGCGCCGCCACTTTGCCCCCGAAAAACGATTGA
- a CDS encoding type II toxin-antitoxin system RelE/ParE family toxin: protein MRIRNVVHRGLRRFIENNETSGIASSSIEKIRNMVTFLLEMGNAKELEVFPAWKAHQLTGPRKGTWSLSVTRNWRITFRIDHNKNEILDLDYEDYH, encoded by the coding sequence ATGAGGATCAGGAACGTTGTTCATCGAGGGTTGCGGCGTTTCATCGAAAACAATGAAACGTCCGGAATTGCATCCTCCAGCATTGAGAAAATCCGCAACATGGTCACCTTTCTGCTGGAAATGGGAAATGCGAAGGAACTGGAGGTATTTCCTGCCTGGAAAGCCCACCAGCTTACAGGCCCCCGCAAAGGAACCTGGAGCCTGTCAGTAACGAGAAACTGGAGAATCACATTCAGAATTGACCATAACAAAAATGAAATCCTGGATCTCGATTATGAGGACTACCACTGA
- a CDS encoding HigA family addiction module antidote protein, whose product MIKIAKPSHPGPFLKSEVIEPHGLSVTKAALILGVSRPALSTLLNGRASLSPDMALRFEKAFGLNMDTLLRMQAAFDIATARAREKTIKVERYNAKTS is encoded by the coding sequence ATGATTAAAATCGCCAAGCCGAGCCATCCTGGCCCGTTTCTGAAATCAGAGGTTATTGAACCTCACGGCCTTTCCGTTACGAAGGCCGCTTTGATCTTGGGTGTAAGCAGGCCGGCCTTGTCCACTCTTCTCAACGGCCGGGCGTCGTTATCCCCGGACATGGCCCTTAGGTTCGAAAAAGCCTTCGGGCTGAATATGGACACGCTCCTACGGATGCAGGCCGCATTCGATATAGCCACCGCACGGGCCAGGGAAAAGACCATCAAGGTCGAACGGTACAACGCCAAAACTTCATGA
- a CDS encoding SRPBCC domain-containing protein encodes MASTTAILSPVRGRELVITRILDAPRDLVFKAWTDRERLLRWWAPKGFTTPSVSVDLRPGGSFNYCMRSPEGRDFWGKGQYQEIIKPLLIIYMDSFTDEKGNTVPASYYGMNPDFPQETLVTVRFIEEPGKTRLTLRHTVIGAAEELEAMRQGWNEMLDRLEELVTKG; translated from the coding sequence ATGGCTTCAACAACTGCCATACTGTCGCCGGTGAGAGGCCGTGAGCTGGTCATCACCCGCATCCTCGACGCTCCACGGGACCTGGTGTTCAAGGCCTGGACGGACAGGGAACGCCTGTTGCGCTGGTGGGCGCCAAAGGGATTTACAACGCCTTCTGTGAGCGTGGACCTGCGCCCAGGCGGCTCTTTCAATTATTGCATGCGATCGCCCGAGGGGCGTGATTTCTGGGGCAAAGGCCAATACCAGGAGATCATAAAGCCCCTTCTCATTATCTATATGGATTCTTTTACGGACGAAAAGGGCAATACTGTCCCCGCCTCCTATTACGGCATGAATCCGGACTTCCCCCAGGAGACTCTGGTCACTGTAAGGTTCATTGAGGAGCCGGGAAAGACAAGGCTGACGTTGCGGCACACAGTAATAGGAGCCGCGGAAGAGCTGGAAGCCATGCGCCAGGGCTGGAACGAAATGCTGGACCGGCTGGAGGAACTTGTGACAAAGGGCTGA
- a CDS encoding dihydrofolate reductase — MNRKIQLFIAMSLDGYITGPDGDISWLFTDQDYGITKFIEGVDTLIMGRKSYDAMLALGWMYEGKKIFVYTRRTQNPDGQNVTFTSLAPEKLMEDIRRQPGKNIWLFGGGEVVKLFLDAALVDEMVVAIHPVVLGGGAPLFPQGVSRTNLGLVRSESFDSGLLIATYLVS; from the coding sequence ATGAACCGTAAAATCCAGTTGTTCATCGCCATGAGCCTGGATGGATACATTACCGGCCCCGATGGTGACATAAGCTGGCTGTTCACTGACCAGGACTACGGCATTACGAAGTTCATAGAGGGGGTGGACACCCTGATAATGGGACGGAAAAGTTACGACGCCATGCTCGCGCTCGGCTGGATGTACGAAGGGAAGAAAATATTTGTTTACACCCGCCGCACCCAGAACCCGGACGGCCAAAACGTTACTTTTACCTCATTAGCGCCCGAAAAGCTGATGGAAGATATCCGGCGCCAGCCCGGTAAGAATATCTGGCTGTTCGGCGGCGGGGAGGTGGTGAAACTTTTTCTGGACGCCGCGCTGGTGGATGAGATGGTGGTGGCCATACATCCGGTGGTTTTGGGCGGCGGCGCGCCGCTTTTCCCCCAAGGCGTGAGTCGTACCAACTTGGGCCTTGTCCGTTCGGAATCTTTCGATTCCGGGCTTCTTATAGCCACCTATCTTGTTTCATAA